A stretch of the Papaver somniferum cultivar HN1 chromosome 6, ASM357369v1, whole genome shotgun sequence genome encodes the following:
- the LOC113288694 gene encoding bZIP transcription factor 11-like, whose protein sequence is MASSSTTTGSGTSSGGSLDTTLHKSGSERDLQQHVEMDQRKRKRMLSNRESARRSRMRKQKHLDELMDQVTQIRKENNQILTSVNLTTQHYLNIESENSILRAQMDELNNRLQSLTEISHYLTANNNNNNSLNNNIGNIGFDYQTDFMNPNYQNYYNQQQPIMVNTIHDMNPWNMPSSYMSQPIMASADMFQY, encoded by the coding sequence ATGGCTTCTTCAAGTACTACTACTGGGAGTGGAACTTCATCAGGAGGATCTCTAGATACTACTCTTCATAAGTCGGGTTCAGAACGGGATCTTCAACAACATGTTGAAATGGAtcagaggaagaggaagagaatgctaTCAAACAGAGAATCTGCAAGGAGATCAAGGATGAGAAAACAGAAGCATTTGGATGAACTCATGGATCAAGTAACTCAAATTAGAAAGGAAAATAATCAGATCTTAACAAGTGTCAATCTCACTACTCAACACTACTTGAACATTGAATCTGAGAATTCAATTTTAAGAGCTCAGATGGATGAATTGAACAACAGATTACAGTCTTTGACTGAGATCAGCCACTACCTAACTGCaaacaacaataataacaacAGCCTTAATAATAATATTGGTAATATTGGGTTTGATTATCAGACTGAttttatgaaccctaattatCAAAATTATTATAATCAACAACAACCCATTATGGTCAACACTATTCATGACATGAATCCATGGAATATGCCTTCTTCTTATATGAGTCAACCCATTATGGCGTCAGCTGATATGTTTCAATATTGA
- the LOC113285998 gene encoding protein ALTERED XYLOGLUCAN 4-like, producing MKSSAFENLPYYSTKRGNGVNAWRLGLLLVWVIALTWAFTVFIFGNPNPFNKVKSKQKYSLTKNITYNDELELRNNTVPYPNDIDQTTAVYPEKESDYEKCDLFKGRWIPELNGPLYTNWSCSTIPESKNCQLNGRKDVDYMNWKWKPDDCELQRFDAKKFLSIVRGKKLAFIGDSVARNQMESLLCLLSQGEIPKDIYKDYEDRFRIFYFPAHDFTLTVFWTSFLVVGEDKGIINGSTTNVFHIHLDKIDANWAQKLPGVDYAVISIAHWYFRKNYLYEGGQLIGCTYCNEPNVPDLGIPFAVGKVFEYVVKYINDCNDCNEDLVTLVRTFAPAHFENGYWHGGGVCNRTSPYTEEQVNFASSEWELRSSQVNAFEKYKNTAEGKRVEILDITRAMMMRPDGHPGPNWKDQYGQNHHDCLHWCLPGPIDIWNDLFMAVLQKNV from the exons ATGAAGTCTTCTGCATTTGAAAATCTTCCTTACTACAGTACTAAGAGAGGTAACGGTGTGAATGCATGGAGATTAGGGTTACTTTTGGTGTGGGTAATTGCTCTTACTTGGGCTTTTACTGTTTTCATTTTTGGTAATCCAAACCCTTTTAATAAGGTCAAGTCTAAGCAGAAGTATTCTTTGACGAAGAACATTACTTATAATGATGAACTGGAGTTGAGGAATAATACAGTTCCGTATCCGAACGATATCGATCAAACTACTGCCGTTTACCCCGAAAAGG AGAGTGATTATGAGAAGTGTGACCTGTTTAAGGGTCGATGGATTCCCGAGCTCAACGGACCATTATACACAAATTGGAGCTGTTCCACGATACCAGAATCCAAGAATTGTCAGCTAAATGGAAGGAAAGATGTAGACTATATGAATTGGAAATGGAAACCAGATGATTGTGAACTCCAGAGATTTGATGCAAAGAAGTTTTTATCGATAGTTCGAGGTAAAAAGCTAGCCTTCATTGGTGACTCTGTTGCTCGAAACCAAATGGAATCACTCCTTTGTCTACTATCACAA GGAGAAATTCCGAAAGATATCTATAAGGATTATGAAGATCGATTTCGAATCTTTTACTTTCCTGCACATGATTTTACTCTCACGGTCTTCTGGACAAGTTTCTTGGTCGTTGGGGAAGATAAAGGAATCATAAACGGTTCGACTACAAATGTGTTTCATATACACCTTGACAAGATTGACGCTAACTGGGCTCAGAAACTACCTGGTGTAGACTATGCTGTCATTTCTATTGCTCACTGGTACTTCCGAAAGAATTACTTATATGAAGGAGGTCAACTAATAGGTTGCACATATTGCAACGAACCGAATGTTCCTGATTTAGGAATTCCATTTGCTGTAGGCAAAGTCTTTGAATATGTGGTTAAATATATTAACGACTGTAACGACTGTAATGAGGATTTGGTTACTCTGGTACGAACATTTGCGCCTGCACATTTTGAGAATGGATATTGGCATGGCGGAGGGGTTTGCAACAGAACAAGTCCTTACACTGAGGAACAGGTTAATTTTGCGAGTTCTGAATGGGAACTGAGGAGTAGTCAAGTGAATGCGTTTGAGAAGTATAAAAACACAGCAGAAGggaaaagagtagagattttagaTATAACTAGGGCCATGATGATGAGACCGGATGGACATCCAGGGCCTAATTGGAAAGATCAATATGGTCAGAACCACCATGATTGTCTGCATTGGTGTTTACCTGGACCTATCGATATATGGAATGACTTGTTCATGGCCGTGTTGCAGAAAAATGTATAG